From a region of the Agromyces ramosus genome:
- a CDS encoding WhiB family transcriptional regulator, which translates to MDWRDKAACLTADPELFFPVGNTGPAVDQIEKAKAVCGRCTVTEICLQYALETGQDSGVWGGLSEDERRALKRRAARARRAS; encoded by the coding sequence ATGGATTGGCGCGACAAGGCCGCCTGCCTCACCGCAGACCCGGAACTCTTCTTCCCGGTCGGCAACACCGGCCCCGCCGTCGACCAGATCGAGAAGGCGAAGGCCGTCTGCGGTCGTTGCACGGTCACGGAGATCTGCCTCCAGTACGCCCTCGAGACCGGTCAGGACTCCGGCGTGTGGGGTGGCCTCAGCGAAGACGAGCGCCGCGCCCTCAAGCGCCGCGCAGCCCGCGCACGTCGCGCCTCATAG
- a CDS encoding SAF domain-containing protein gives MARRPARGDRGAMRLDPRLLIGMALIAGSTLGGWALVTGLDDATEVYVARETVTPGTTIEAGDLAIASVRLGASTAGYLQPGDLPARGLVVTRTVEGGELVPDSAVDEVDRTGLATIVVPSRGALPTGLGAGSRVDVWTARQVERGGFEPPAVLAADAEVAGIVASDGMVASESLSVELLVPREKVAALLQALAAGDAIDLVPSRADGN, from the coding sequence ATGGCACGCCGACCGGCACGCGGCGACCGCGGCGCGATGCGGCTCGACCCCCGGCTGCTCATCGGCATGGCGCTCATCGCCGGCTCCACGCTGGGCGGCTGGGCGCTCGTCACGGGGCTCGACGACGCCACCGAGGTGTACGTCGCCCGCGAGACCGTGACGCCCGGAACGACCATCGAGGCGGGAGACCTCGCCATCGCCTCCGTCCGGCTCGGCGCCAGCACGGCCGGCTACCTCCAGCCGGGCGACCTCCCCGCCCGTGGTCTCGTCGTCACACGAACGGTCGAGGGCGGTGAGCTCGTGCCCGACTCTGCGGTCGACGAGGTCGATCGCACGGGGCTCGCCACCATCGTGGTCCCGAGCCGTGGCGCACTGCCCACGGGACTCGGGGCCGGTTCGCGCGTCGACGTCTGGACCGCGCGGCAGGTCGAGCGGGGCGGCTTCGAACCGCCTGCGGTGCTGGCTGCCGATGCGGAGGTCGCCGGCATCGTCGCGAGCGACGGCATGGTGGCATCCGAGAGCCTCTCGGTCGAACTCCTCGTTCCGCGAGAGAAGGTCGCAGCACTGCTCCAGGCCCTCGCAGCAGGCGACGCGATCGACCTCGTGCCCTCGCGCGCAGACGGGAACTGA
- a CDS encoding sensor histidine kinase, protein MSTLSDLVLAQGRSSQADVDWLHMLVGDLQLLADLAFADIVLWVPSGDDGFVAVAHARPSSAATLFYRDFVGQQIKPQWRDLVTQAFSSARIVDSSAPDWYEEMPTRVRAVPVMRRLSSTGTQLAPEPVAVITRHTNLGAQRTPSRQELTFNECSDELFQMIASGDFPDLGAPTGPRRGAPRASDGLIRLDVDGTTTFASPNALSAFNRMGFDDELEGESLAEVTTRLLSGKLVVDESLPLVVTGRAPWRTDVESRGVTVSLRAIPIRHRGERIGAIVLSRDVTELRHQEQELITKDATIREIHHRVKNNLQTVASLLRIQARRTHSDEARDALTQAMRRVGAIAVVHDTLSEGLTQNVDFDAVFDRALLLVAEVASAHNTTAHPKRSGSFGVLPSEYATPLALALTELVTNAVEHGLAGQEGDVEITADRSATALTVQVRDTGSGLPEGKVGEGLGTQIVRTLIQGELGGTIDWHTVVGRGTEVTIDVPLRWITPA, encoded by the coding sequence GTGTCGACCCTCAGTGATCTCGTCCTCGCCCAGGGCCGCAGCAGTCAGGCCGATGTCGACTGGCTGCACATGCTCGTCGGCGACCTGCAGCTGCTCGCCGACCTCGCGTTCGCCGACATCGTGCTGTGGGTGCCATCAGGTGACGACGGCTTCGTCGCCGTGGCCCATGCGCGACCATCGAGCGCGGCAACGCTGTTCTACCGCGACTTCGTCGGCCAGCAGATCAAGCCGCAGTGGCGCGACCTCGTCACGCAGGCATTCTCGAGCGCCCGCATCGTCGACTCCTCGGCACCCGATTGGTACGAGGAGATGCCCACGCGCGTTCGCGCCGTGCCGGTGATGCGACGCCTCAGCTCGACGGGCACCCAACTCGCTCCCGAGCCCGTCGCCGTCATCACGAGGCACACGAACCTCGGGGCACAGCGCACCCCCAGCCGGCAGGAGCTCACGTTCAACGAGTGCTCCGACGAGCTCTTCCAGATGATCGCCTCCGGCGACTTTCCCGATCTCGGCGCCCCGACCGGCCCGCGCCGCGGCGCCCCCCGCGCATCCGACGGGCTGATCCGCCTCGATGTCGACGGCACAACGACGTTCGCGAGCCCGAACGCGCTCTCCGCCTTCAACCGCATGGGCTTCGACGATGAGCTCGAGGGTGAATCGCTCGCCGAGGTCACCACGCGCCTCCTGAGCGGCAAGCTCGTCGTCGACGAGTCGCTGCCCCTCGTCGTCACCGGTCGAGCCCCGTGGCGCACCGACGTCGAGTCGCGCGGCGTCACGGTCTCGCTCCGCGCGATCCCGATCCGGCATCGGGGCGAGCGCATCGGCGCGATCGTGCTGAGCCGCGACGTCACCGAGCTGCGTCACCAGGAGCAGGAGCTCATCACCAAAGACGCAACCATCCGCGAGATCCACCACCGGGTGAAGAACAACCTGCAGACGGTCGCGTCACTGCTCCGCATCCAGGCGCGGCGCACGCACTCCGACGAGGCACGCGACGCCCTCACGCAGGCGATGCGGCGGGTCGGTGCGATCGCGGTCGTGCACGACACGCTCTCCGAAGGACTCACGCAGAACGTCGACTTCGACGCGGTCTTCGATCGGGCGCTGCTGCTCGTGGCCGAAGTGGCGTCGGCGCACAACACCACCGCGCACCCGAAGCGTTCAGGCTCATTCGGCGTGCTCCCGAGCGAGTATGCGACGCCGCTCGCCCTCGCCCTCACCGAACTCGTGACCAACGCCGTCGAGCACGGCCTCGCCGGTCAGGAGGGCGATGTCGAGATCACCGCCGACCGCAGCGCGACCGCGCTCACGGTGCAGGTACGCGACACGGGCTCGGGTTTGCCCGAGGGCAAGGTCGGCGAGGGTCTCGGCACGCAGATCGTCCGCACCCTCATCCAGGGCGAACTCGGCGGAACCATCGACTGGCACACCGTGGTCGGGCGCGGCACCGAAGTGACGATCGACGTGCCGCTGCGGTGGATCACGCCGGCTTAG
- a CDS encoding helix-turn-helix domain-containing protein, whose product MTSPGSGEEIGRFLTLADAAEILAVDVATVDGLIRSGELPAIRVGSSGPWRIERVQLEVWIELQYEDARRHSAWQGGEFSNITELASARHGRIRPVD is encoded by the coding sequence ATGACCTCTCCAGGCTCGGGCGAAGAGATCGGCCGATTCCTCACGCTCGCCGACGCGGCCGAGATCCTCGCTGTCGACGTGGCGACGGTCGACGGACTCATCCGCTCGGGCGAACTGCCGGCGATCCGAGTCGGGAGCTCGGGGCCGTGGCGAATCGAGCGCGTGCAACTCGAGGTCTGGATCGAGCTGCAATACGAAGACGCGCGGCGTCACTCGGCGTGGCAAGGGGGCGAGTTCTCCAACATCACCGAGCTCGCGAGCGCACGTCACGGGCGCATCCGTCCGGTCGACTGA
- the aroA gene encoding 3-phosphoshikimate 1-carboxyvinyltransferase: protein MQISRYSAPEFDPYGEARQTEPDDGWRAPVAVAPLDAVLALPGSKSLTNRELVLAALADDRSTLRAPLWSRDSELMIDGLRALGTGFDPLPGTGGFGADLRVTPATELLGSTTIDCGLAGTVMRFLPAVAALALGPTTFDGDEAARRRPMAAVIQALRALGVDLDDDRRGTLPFTVHGTGAVEGGSIEIDASASSQFVSGLLLSAARFERGLDLTHTGERLPSLPHIEMTIETLRARGVEVRSPEPGRWQVSPGPIRAIDVAIEPDLSNAAPFLVAALVAGGSVTITGWPEQTTQVGAQLIELLPRFGARVERDADRLTVHAPERTADGGRGIRGVDLDLSEAGELAPNLVALAALADAPSTISGIGHIRHHETDRLAALAAELNGLGGKVTELDDGLRIEPSPLSAGPWRAHADHRMATSGAIVGLAVPGVVVDDIASTAKTLPQFTELWERMLA from the coding sequence ATGCAGATTTCGAGGTATTCCGCACCAGAGTTCGATCCGTACGGCGAGGCCAGGCAGACCGAGCCCGACGACGGATGGCGGGCGCCCGTCGCCGTGGCCCCGCTCGATGCCGTGCTCGCGCTGCCGGGCTCGAAATCGCTCACGAATCGCGAGCTCGTGCTCGCCGCGCTCGCCGATGACCGGTCGACGCTCCGTGCCCCGCTCTGGTCGCGCGACAGCGAGCTCATGATCGACGGGCTCCGCGCCCTCGGCACCGGCTTCGATCCGCTGCCGGGCACCGGCGGCTTCGGTGCCGACCTCAGGGTCACGCCCGCGACCGAGCTCCTGGGCTCGACGACCATCGACTGCGGCCTTGCCGGCACGGTCATGCGCTTCCTCCCGGCTGTGGCGGCGCTCGCACTCGGCCCCACCACGTTCGACGGCGACGAGGCCGCGCGCCGTCGTCCGATGGCCGCCGTCATCCAGGCCCTCCGCGCACTCGGTGTCGACCTCGATGACGACCGCCGGGGCACCCTCCCGTTCACGGTGCACGGCACCGGCGCGGTCGAGGGCGGGTCCATCGAGATCGACGCGTCGGCGTCGAGCCAGTTCGTCTCCGGCCTGCTCCTGTCGGCGGCGCGGTTCGAGCGCGGCCTCGACCTCACGCACACAGGCGAGCGTCTCCCGAGCCTGCCGCACATCGAGATGACCATCGAGACGCTCCGCGCGCGAGGTGTCGAGGTGCGCAGCCCCGAACCCGGTCGCTGGCAGGTCTCCCCCGGCCCGATCCGCGCGATCGACGTCGCCATCGAGCCAGACCTCTCCAACGCGGCGCCGTTCCTCGTCGCCGCACTCGTCGCGGGCGGCTCCGTGACCATCACGGGATGGCCCGAACAGACCACGCAGGTCGGCGCCCAGCTCATCGAGCTGCTGCCCCGCTTCGGCGCGCGCGTCGAGCGCGACGCCGATCGCCTCACGGTGCACGCACCCGAGCGAACCGCCGACGGCGGCCGCGGCATCCGCGGCGTCGACCTCGACCTCTCGGAGGCCGGTGAGCTCGCACCCAACCTGGTGGCCCTGGCCGCCCTGGCCGACGCCCCGAGCACGATCAGCGGCATCGGGCACATCCGCCATCACGAGACCGACCGGCTCGCCGCGCTCGCCGCCGAGCTCAACGGCCTCGGGGGCAAGGTGACCGAGCTCGACGACGGATTGCGCATCGAGCCGTCGCCGCTGTCGGCGGGGCCGTGGCGTGCGCACGCCGACCACCGCATGGCCACGAGTGGTGCCATCGTCGGCCTCGCCGTGCCCGGCGTGGTCGTCGACGACATCGCCTCGACCGCCAAGACCCTGCCGCAGTTCACGGAGCTCTGGGAGCGGATGCTCGCATGA
- the secA gene encoding preprotein translocase subunit SecA, giving the protein MASILEKVLRVGEGRTLKRLENYAAAINALEDGFHALSDEELKHETVELRERYSNGESLDDLLPEAFAAVREASRRTLGLRHFDVQLMGGAALHLGNIAEMKTGEGKTLVATTAAYLNALTSRGVHIVTVNDFLASYQSELMGRVFRALGMTTGCIVAGQTPSVRRDQYAADITYGTNNEFGFDYLRDNMAWQASDMVQRGHFFAIVDEVDSILIDEARTPLIISGPASGEANRWFTEFARLANRLVPGEDFEVDEKKRTVGVLEPGIEKVEDYLGIDNLYESANTPLISFLNNSIKANALFKRDKDYVVMNGEVLIVDEHTGRILVGRRYNEGIHQAIEAKEGVQVKAENQTLATVTLQNYFRLYSKLSGMTGTAETEAAEFMSTYKLGVVPIPTNKPMVRIDQPDLVYKNEEAKFAQVVEDIVARHKSGQPVLVGTTSVEKSEYLSRLLAKKGVRHEVLNAKNHAREAAIVAQAGRYGSVTVATNMAGRGTDVMLGGNAEFIAVQQMHEKGLSPIDTPDEYEAAWDDVFNAVKAQVAVEAEKVLAAGGLYVLGTERHESRRIDNQLRGRSGRQGDPGESRFYLSLTDDLMRLFNAGAAESLMSRGVPDDVAIESKVVSRAIRSAQSQVEARNAEIRKNVLKYDDVLNRQREAIYSDRRHILEGDDLHERTQQFLEDVIDEVLEVHTAEGNPDEWDFDALWTELKTLYPIGITIDEVVAEAGEKGRVNRDFVRREILSDAKLAYRRREEQLGSPAMRELERRVVLSVIDRRWRDHLYEMDYLKDGIGLRAMAQRDPLVEYQREGFAMFQQMMGSIREETVGFLFNLEVEVAPQAGVGPTIQAKGLGRQDPAGEKLSYSAPSDAGGVEVRNQRGQVQQAATQRARRAVAEAQAPEAEPTRGAFGQRTGGAEVEPQNRAERRAQDRKGR; this is encoded by the coding sequence GTGGCTTCGATTCTGGAAAAGGTCCTCCGCGTCGGCGAGGGCCGCACCCTCAAGCGGCTGGAGAACTACGCAGCGGCGATCAACGCGCTCGAGGACGGGTTCCACGCGCTCTCCGACGAGGAGCTGAAGCACGAGACCGTCGAGCTGCGCGAGCGGTACTCCAACGGCGAGTCGCTCGACGACCTGCTGCCCGAGGCGTTCGCCGCCGTGCGCGAGGCGAGCCGGCGCACGCTCGGCCTCCGCCACTTCGATGTGCAGCTCATGGGCGGCGCCGCCCTCCACCTCGGCAACATCGCCGAGATGAAGACCGGCGAGGGCAAGACCCTCGTCGCCACCACGGCCGCGTATCTCAACGCCCTCACGAGCCGCGGCGTGCACATCGTCACGGTCAACGACTTCCTCGCGAGCTACCAGTCAGAGCTCATGGGCCGCGTCTTCCGAGCGCTCGGCATGACCACCGGATGCATCGTCGCCGGCCAGACTCCCTCGGTGCGCCGCGACCAGTACGCCGCCGACATCACCTACGGCACGAACAACGAGTTCGGCTTCGACTACTTGCGCGACAACATGGCGTGGCAGGCCAGCGACATGGTGCAGCGCGGTCACTTCTTCGCAATCGTCGACGAGGTCGACTCGATCCTCATCGACGAGGCGCGCACGCCGCTCATCATCTCGGGCCCGGCGTCAGGAGAGGCCAACCGGTGGTTCACCGAGTTCGCCCGTCTCGCCAACCGTCTCGTCCCCGGCGAGGACTTCGAGGTCGACGAGAAGAAGCGCACCGTCGGCGTGCTCGAGCCCGGCATCGAGAAGGTCGAAGACTACCTGGGCATCGACAACCTCTACGAGTCGGCGAACACGCCGCTCATCTCCTTCCTCAACAACTCGATCAAGGCCAACGCCCTGTTCAAGCGCGACAAGGACTACGTCGTGATGAACGGCGAGGTGCTCATCGTCGACGAGCACACCGGCCGCATCCTCGTCGGACGCCGCTACAACGAGGGCATCCACCAGGCGATCGAGGCGAAGGAAGGGGTGCAGGTCAAGGCCGAGAACCAGACCCTCGCCACCGTGACACTGCAGAACTACTTCCGCCTCTACTCGAAGCTCTCGGGCATGACCGGCACCGCCGAGACCGAAGCAGCCGAGTTCATGTCGACCTACAAGCTCGGCGTCGTGCCCATTCCCACGAACAAGCCGATGGTGCGCATCGACCAGCCCGACCTCGTCTACAAGAACGAGGAGGCCAAGTTCGCGCAGGTCGTCGAAGACATCGTCGCGCGTCACAAGAGCGGCCAGCCCGTGCTCGTCGGCACGACGAGCGTCGAGAAGAGCGAATACCTCTCGCGGCTGCTCGCGAAGAAGGGCGTGCGCCACGAAGTACTGAACGCCAAGAACCACGCCCGAGAGGCGGCGATCGTCGCTCAAGCCGGTCGCTACGGCTCCGTCACGGTCGCCACCAACATGGCCGGCCGCGGCACCGACGTCATGCTGGGCGGCAACGCGGAGTTCATCGCCGTGCAGCAGATGCACGAGAAGGGCCTCTCGCCGATCGACACGCCCGACGAGTACGAAGCGGCGTGGGACGACGTCTTCAACGCCGTGAAGGCCCAGGTCGCCGTCGAGGCCGAGAAGGTGCTCGCGGCCGGCGGCCTCTACGTGCTCGGAACCGAACGTCACGAGTCCCGCCGCATCGACAACCAGCTCCGCGGCCGATCGGGCCGTCAGGGCGACCCCGGCGAGAGCCGGTTCTACCTCTCGCTGACCGACGATCTCATGCGCCTGTTCAACGCCGGGGCGGCCGAGAGCCTGATGTCCCGCGGCGTCCCCGACGACGTCGCGATCGAGTCGAAGGTCGTCAGCCGCGCCATCCGCTCGGCGCAGTCGCAGGTCGAGGCGCGCAACGCCGAGATCCGCAAGAACGTGCTCAAGTACGACGACGTGCTGAACCGCCAGCGCGAGGCGATCTACAGCGACCGTCGTCACATCCTCGAGGGCGACGACCTCCACGAGCGCACGCAGCAGTTCCTCGAAGACGTGATCGACGAGGTCCTCGAGGTGCACACGGCCGAGGGCAATCCCGACGAGTGGGACTTCGACGCACTGTGGACCGAGCTGAAGACGCTCTATCCGATCGGCATCACGATCGACGAGGTCGTCGCCGAGGCGGGAGAGAAGGGTCGCGTCAACCGCGACTTCGTCCGCCGCGAGATCCTCTCCGATGCGAAGCTCGCCTACCGTCGCCGCGAGGAGCAGCTCGGCAGCCCCGCGATGCGCGAACTCGAACGACGAGTCGTGCTCTCGGTGATCGACCGCCGCTGGCGCGACCACCTCTACGAGATGGATTACCTCAAGGACGGCATCGGCCTGCGAGCCATGGCACAGCGCGATCCGCTGGTCGAATACCAGCGCGAGGGATTCGCGATGTTCCAGCAGATGATGGGCTCGATCCGCGAGGAGACGGTCGGCTTCCTCTTCAACCTCGAGGTCGAGGTGGCGCCGCAGGCCGGCGTCGGCCCGACCATCCAGGCGAAGGGGCTGGGTCGCCAGGATCCGGCCGGCGAGAAGCTCAGCTACTCGGCCCCGAGTGACGCCGGCGGCGTCGAGGTGCGCAACCAGCGTGGGCAGGTGCAGCAGGCGGCGACGCAGCGTGCGCGCCGGGCGGTCGCCGAGGCGCAGGCTCCCGAAGCGGAGCCCACTCGTGGCGCATTCGGCCAGCGCACCGGTGGTGCCGAGGTCGAGCCGCAGAACCGCGCAGAGCGCCGGGCCCAAGACCGCAAGGGTCGCTGA
- a CDS encoding Rv3235 family protein: protein MMTAREALAVSPAVVRTPAARFLDDDDEYFGRQPAKRNELPDPEPLLRNLTHCVIEALAGARDLEQLARWVNDDVYRGLSKRVVLAARARRVKGQSPQRPIFSLGRVTISEPADGVVEAVVMVHQRARSRAVAIRLEGFDQRWRASAIGVL, encoded by the coding sequence ATGATGACCGCACGCGAAGCCCTCGCCGTGAGCCCGGCCGTGGTCCGCACGCCCGCCGCGCGTTTCCTCGACGATGACGACGAGTACTTCGGGCGCCAGCCCGCCAAGCGCAACGAGCTTCCCGATCCCGAACCACTCCTGCGCAACCTCACGCATTGCGTGATCGAGGCCCTCGCCGGCGCTCGTGACCTCGAGCAGCTCGCTCGTTGGGTCAACGACGACGTCTATCGGGGTCTGTCGAAGCGGGTCGTCCTCGCCGCCCGCGCACGCCGAGTGAAAGGTCAGAGCCCGCAGCGGCCGATCTTCTCGCTCGGCCGGGTCACGATCAGCGAGCCGGCCGACGGGGTCGTCGAGGCTGTCGTGATGGTGCACCAGCGCGCGCGATCGCGCGCTGTCGCCATCCGCCTCGAGGGCTTCGACCAGCGCTGGCGCGCGAGCGCCATCGGGGTGCTCTGA
- the rsgA gene encoding ribosome small subunit-dependent GTPase A — MTWWSTDDDEDDESEFDESAVRVRPSRRGSRPRTKTRPDHADAITGVVLGVDRGRYAVLLDEGTPDERAITAARASELRRKSVVTGDHVDLVGDTSGDPGSLARIVRIGERSTLLRRSADDTDEVERIIVANADQMLIVVAAANPEPRIRLVDRYLVAAFDAGIRPILCLTKTDLADPSEFLENFAGLELPVIRSSTDRMPLEEITAALIGHRTVFVGHSGVGKSTLVNALVPSAHRAIGRVNEVTGRGRHTSSSTISLRVEDATGTGWVIDTPGVRSFGLGHVKPENILGAFTDLARIAERCPRGCTHLPDAPDCAMMEAVEAGELGETGRARLDSLQRLLSTFAAAA, encoded by the coding sequence ATGACCTGGTGGAGCACCGACGACGACGAAGACGACGAGTCCGAGTTCGACGAGTCCGCGGTGCGGGTGCGGCCCAGTCGCCGCGGAAGTCGCCCGCGCACCAAGACGCGCCCCGATCACGCCGACGCCATCACCGGGGTCGTGCTCGGCGTCGATCGCGGACGCTATGCGGTGCTCCTCGACGAGGGCACTCCCGACGAGCGGGCGATCACCGCGGCGCGAGCAAGCGAGCTGCGCCGCAAGTCGGTCGTCACCGGCGACCACGTCGACCTCGTCGGCGACACGAGCGGTGACCCCGGCAGCCTCGCGCGCATCGTGCGCATCGGCGAGCGCTCGACGCTCCTTCGCCGAAGCGCAGACGACACCGACGAGGTCGAGCGCATCATCGTGGCCAACGCCGACCAGATGCTCATCGTCGTCGCGGCGGCGAACCCCGAACCGCGCATCCGCCTCGTCGACCGCTACCTCGTCGCGGCGTTCGATGCCGGCATCCGCCCGATCCTCTGCCTCACCAAGACCGACCTCGCCGATCCATCGGAGTTCCTCGAGAACTTCGCGGGGCTCGAGTTGCCGGTCATCCGCTCGAGCACCGACCGCATGCCGCTCGAGGAGATCACCGCCGCCCTGATCGGGCATCGCACCGTCTTCGTCGGCCATTCCGGTGTGGGCAAGTCGACCCTCGTGAACGCGCTGGTCCCGAGCGCACATCGCGCGATCGGACGAGTCAACGAGGTCACCGGTCGTGGCCGGCACACCTCCTCGTCGACGATCTCGCTTCGCGTGGAGGATGCGACGGGCACCGGCTGGGTCATCGACACGCCAGGTGTGCGCTCCTTCGGTCTCGGCCACGTGAAGCCGGAGAACATCCTCGGCGCCTTCACCGACCTCGCGCGCATCGCCGAGCGCTGCCCGCGCGGGTGCACGCACCTGCCCGACGCACCCGACTGCGCGATGATGGAGGCGGTCGAGGCCGGTGAGCTGGGTGAGACGGGTCGTGCCAGGCTCGATTCACTGCAACGGCTGCTCAGCACGTTCGCCGCGGCCGCCTGA
- a CDS encoding AAA family ATPase codes for MARIALALDPETEDRLLADVVEHGHTVVARLIGWRDLIESLDVLAPEVVVVGAGRGTLSAELLSSCDDRGIRLIALAGGDGERAHATQLGLHEVLDRSAGWAEIETLVSGGVPLPSRVGEFEARAARTDAVIAVWGPAGAPGRTTLAINVAAEIAAAGHTVALVDADPYGGAVAPSLGLLDEAPGFASACRLAGADALDRAELERVVQRYSAPRASFDVFSGLVGPSRWPELSRDRVAAALAAIRGWVEYVVIDTGFSLEHDEEITSDQFAPRRNAATFACLAAADRVVAVGLADPVGLSRLLRGHGELADLIEPERIDVVVNRVRTSALGIDAHGQVRQTLRRFAGLADATLLPHDGKAADAAILTARTLRDAAPRSPLRAAVRDYVHESLIPVPEAVARRSLAFPTLRRAAAS; via the coding sequence ATGGCCAGGATCGCCCTCGCGCTCGATCCCGAGACCGAGGATCGGTTGCTCGCCGACGTCGTCGAACACGGCCACACCGTCGTCGCACGACTCATCGGCTGGCGCGACCTCATCGAGAGCCTCGACGTGCTCGCACCGGAGGTCGTCGTGGTCGGCGCAGGGCGCGGCACCCTGAGTGCAGAGCTGCTCTCGTCGTGCGACGACCGGGGCATTCGGCTCATCGCGCTTGCCGGCGGTGACGGCGAACGGGCGCATGCCACCCAGCTCGGGCTTCATGAAGTGCTCGACCGTTCCGCGGGCTGGGCAGAGATCGAGACCCTCGTGAGCGGGGGCGTGCCCCTGCCGTCGCGAGTCGGCGAGTTCGAGGCTCGCGCCGCGCGCACTGACGCGGTCATCGCGGTGTGGGGCCCTGCCGGTGCGCCGGGGCGCACGACGCTCGCGATCAACGTCGCGGCCGAGATCGCGGCGGCAGGCCACACCGTCGCGCTGGTCGACGCCGACCCGTACGGCGGTGCGGTGGCACCCTCACTCGGCCTCCTCGACGAAGCGCCCGGCTTCGCCTCGGCATGCCGGCTCGCCGGCGCCGACGCACTCGACCGTGCCGAGCTCGAACGCGTGGTGCAACGCTATTCGGCGCCGAGGGCGTCGTTCGACGTGTTCAGCGGCCTCGTCGGGCCGAGCCGGTGGCCGGAGCTCTCACGAGACCGCGTCGCTGCCGCGCTTGCGGCGATCCGCGGCTGGGTCGAGTACGTCGTCATCGACACCGGATTCAGCCTCGAGCACGACGAGGAGATCACGAGCGACCAGTTCGCGCCGCGGCGCAACGCCGCGACCTTCGCCTGCCTCGCGGCAGCCGACCGGGTGGTGGCGGTCGGGCTCGCCGACCCTGTCGGGCTCTCGAGGCTGCTCCGAGGGCACGGCGAGCTCGCCGACCTGATCGAGCCCGAGCGCATCGACGTGGTCGTCAACCGTGTGCGTACGAGCGCGCTCGGCATCGATGCACACGGCCAGGTACGCCAGACGCTGCGGCGCTTCGCGGGCCTCGCCGACGCGACGCTGCTCCCGCACGACGGCAAGGCGGCCGATGCCGCGATCCTCACCGCCCGAACGCTGCGCGACGCGGCGCCACGCTCACCCCTGCGCGCTGCCGTTCGCGACTACGTGCACGAGTCCCTGATTCCGGTTCCCGAAGCGGTCGCCCGCCGCAGCCTCGCCTTCCCGACCCTTCGACGGGCCGCCGCGAGCTGA
- the bcp gene encoding thioredoxin-dependent thiol peroxidase produces the protein MTDARLAPGDLAPDFTLDDQDGTPVTLSSLRGTKVVLYFYPEAMTPGCTTEACDFRDNLNSFRSAGIRVLGVSKDDVGKLKRFAERDRLNFTLLADPDLDVQHAYGVWGEKSLYGRIIVGSIRSTFVIGEDGRIERAFYNVKATGHVARVRRDLGLDA, from the coding sequence ATGACCGACGCACGATTGGCCCCCGGGGACCTCGCCCCCGACTTCACCCTCGACGACCAGGACGGCACTCCGGTGACCCTCTCCTCGCTGCGCGGCACGAAGGTCGTGCTCTACTTCTATCCCGAGGCGATGACGCCGGGATGCACGACCGAGGCGTGCGACTTCCGCGACAACCTGAACTCGTTCCGAAGCGCCGGCATCCGGGTGCTCGGCGTCTCGAAAGACGACGTGGGGAAGCTCAAGCGCTTCGCCGAGCGCGACCGGCTGAACTTCACCCTCCTCGCCGACCCCGACCTCGACGTGCAGCACGCCTACGGCGTTTGGGGCGAGAAGTCGCTCTACGGGCGCATCATCGTCGGCTCGATCCGGTCCACCTTCGTCATCGGCGAAGACGGCCGCATCGAGCGGGCGTTCTACAACGTCAAGGCGACCGGCCACGTCGCGCGCGTACGCCGCGATCTCGGCCTCGACGCCTGA